One genomic segment of Brevibacillus laterosporus LMG 15441 includes these proteins:
- a CDS encoding DUF7638 domain-containing protein, protein MQKIRRTKTIEGTKIPGFICNGGSYFFIYVDVYEDGMVNCWELVDLDGMVEKLNKNWLVPSVPQGEAISIFGLGSYEIADAQWNFDQGQYMNLIRDTVTQLNPSLRNIYRISEEEKELWNARRILHSPTPEDFRVTHEIGYDTVAGQGFTAFMKHEGKNYLVRIVVYKDDAVVCYNSFFTFEYSIESVKELWDNKVLFTSFEEPTAIVLDHLGEVTFSVAQYASEINDKYDELQDMLKKLKGETASLELCRQVYYEYLEDPSEFNRARLQEKYELVPEHERMFLGDMDSKDSDYVRIIYYPDEKREV, encoded by the coding sequence ATGCAAAAAATTCGCAGAACGAAAACGATAGAAGGAACGAAGATACCTGGTTTTATTTGCAATGGCGGGAGTTATTTTTTTATTTATGTAGACGTTTATGAGGATGGAATGGTTAATTGCTGGGAGCTAGTCGATTTAGATGGAATGGTTGAAAAGCTCAATAAGAATTGGCTCGTCCCTAGTGTCCCTCAAGGTGAAGCGATCTCTATATTTGGATTGGGATCGTATGAGATAGCGGATGCACAGTGGAATTTTGACCAAGGCCAATATATGAATTTGATCCGCGACACTGTTACACAACTAAATCCCTCACTCCGTAATATCTATCGTATTTCTGAGGAAGAGAAGGAGCTATGGAATGCTAGAAGGATTCTGCATTCTCCAACCCCCGAAGACTTCCGTGTTACTCACGAAATTGGATATGACACTGTAGCGGGTCAAGGATTCACAGCCTTTATGAAGCATGAGGGGAAAAATTATCTTGTGCGAATTGTTGTTTATAAGGATGATGCTGTGGTTTGTTACAATTCATTTTTTACATTTGAATATAGTATCGAGAGTGTTAAGGAATTGTGGGACAATAAAGTCTTATTTACTTCATTTGAAGAACCTACTGCTATCGTACTTGATCATTTAGGCGAGGTAACATTCTCAGTAGCTCAGTATGCAAGCGAAATCAATGATAAGTATGATGAATTGCAGGATATGCTTAAAAAGCTTAAGGGAGAAACAGCTTCTTTAGAACTATGCAGACAGGTCTATTATGAGTATTTAGAAGATCCATCCGAGTTTAATCGAGCTAGACTTCAGGAAAAGTATGAGCTTGTACCCGAGCATGAGCGAATGTTTCTAGGGGATATGGATTCAAAGGATTCGGATTATGTTCGAATTATCTATTATCCTGATGAGAAAAGAGAAGTCTAG
- a CDS encoding YwiC-like family protein — MKKSSIVIPHEHGGWAMVSVPFLFGMLAGKPQWMHILLFLAWLFLYLSSYPFLQYMKRITRAEHLLKWGLLYGLLALICLIPALVSNPFLCAFALPLLILLLVNVWHAKRKKERAIVNDLCAILIFSIGGAASYLLAGGEFDVTMAAIVLFSWLHFMGSAFFVKSVFRERDNKRWIMYAHIYHGLLLVVPWLIGFPWMAIAYVYSTVRAFVYAGKAMRPWKAGIIEIIGAVQFLILSSSFYL; from the coding sequence GTGAAAAAAAGTAGTATTGTAATACCCCATGAACACGGGGGATGGGCAATGGTTAGCGTCCCGTTTCTTTTCGGAATGCTGGCTGGAAAACCTCAATGGATGCATATCCTCTTATTTCTAGCTTGGCTATTTCTCTATTTGTCATCTTATCCGTTTCTTCAATATATGAAACGAATCACACGAGCTGAGCACTTGCTGAAATGGGGATTATTGTACGGTTTACTTGCCCTTATTTGCTTAATACCAGCGCTTGTAAGCAATCCATTCCTTTGTGCTTTTGCACTACCGCTACTTATTCTTCTTTTGGTAAATGTATGGCATGCAAAACGTAAAAAAGAGAGGGCGATCGTTAACGATTTATGTGCCATTCTTATTTTTTCCATTGGAGGTGCTGCTTCTTACCTTTTGGCTGGTGGAGAGTTTGATGTAACGATGGCTGCTATTGTATTGTTCAGTTGGTTGCATTTTATGGGTAGTGCATTTTTTGTAAAGTCAGTTTTTCGGGAACGAGACAACAAGCGTTGGATCATGTATGCTCATATTTATCATGGACTATTACTGGTTGTTCCGTGGCTAATAGGCTTTCCTTGGATGGCAATTGCTTATGTCTATTCAACTGTGAGAGCTTTTGTCTATGCTGGAAAAGCGATGCGTCCATGGAAGGCTGGAATCATTGAAATTATAGGTGCGGTACAGTTTTTGATACTGTCTAGTAGCTTTTATCTGTAA
- a CDS encoding MFS transporter, which translates to MEPKRVIFLSLMICYIGLGVINPVLAPLIQEMGLDEMHAGWIISASALILLLGAPIWGKQSDRFGRKPIMIIGLVGFTFSLVLFAWLSWIGLQGRTELTLLFILLLLSRMLFGLFFPAMTSSGQALMADLTSLNERSAGMAMIGAASGIGFLIGPAMGAALSGIHLLFPIVVAAVLSLFAALMVYVRIPRFTPKSSGKRNKLNLRKPGIRPYLLIALCMMSAIVMLQVTAGFYVQDKFGLNSKDTALWVGISLFCVGFMMALVQIVVIRKRSFMPRTLLRIGLPILGGGLLLLVFINNLFSFVLAFLLLGVGGGFAMPGYTAGVSLASGEEEQGAAAGLTTAATGVGSFVAPIAGTALYRIQPEAPYWVGFLVVALLTIYVWSTHRGLWSNKSRSRTTSDIGK; encoded by the coding sequence ATGGAACCGAAACGTGTTATTTTCTTGTCATTAATGATTTGTTATATCGGCCTAGGAGTCATTAATCCGGTGCTGGCTCCATTAATTCAAGAGATGGGCCTCGATGAAATGCATGCAGGCTGGATCATTTCAGCTTCCGCCCTCATCTTGTTACTTGGTGCTCCCATCTGGGGGAAACAAAGTGATCGATTCGGTCGAAAACCGATTATGATTATTGGTTTGGTTGGGTTTACGTTTAGCTTGGTGCTATTTGCTTGGCTCTCTTGGATTGGTTTACAGGGGAGAACAGAGCTGACTTTGCTTTTTATCCTATTGTTGCTTTCACGGATGCTGTTCGGTCTGTTTTTCCCTGCAATGACTTCCTCTGGGCAAGCACTGATGGCCGATTTAACTTCATTGAATGAACGCTCGGCGGGAATGGCGATGATTGGTGCGGCAAGTGGTATTGGTTTTCTGATCGGCCCCGCCATGGGGGCAGCATTATCAGGGATTCACCTCCTGTTTCCTATTGTTGTTGCTGCTGTTCTATCATTATTTGCTGCTCTTATGGTGTATGTACGTATTCCGCGTTTTACACCAAAGTCATCTGGTAAAAGAAACAAGCTTAATCTACGAAAGCCAGGTATACGGCCTTATTTATTGATTGCCTTGTGTATGATGAGCGCCATTGTGATGCTACAGGTGACAGCAGGCTTTTATGTCCAAGATAAATTTGGATTAAACTCCAAAGATACGGCGCTGTGGGTTGGAATCAGTTTGTTTTGCGTCGGTTTTATGATGGCATTGGTCCAAATAGTAGTCATTCGGAAACGCTCCTTCATGCCGCGTACCTTGCTTCGTATCGGTCTGCCGATACTGGGGGGAGGCCTGCTGCTTCTTGTTTTCATTAACAATTTATTTAGTTTCGTCCTCGCTTTTTTACTACTGGGTGTTGGAGGCGGATTCGCCATGCCAGGTTATACAGCAGGTGTTTCGTTGGCATCAGGAGAAGAGGAACAGGGAGCAGCAGCAGGCTTGACTACGGCGGCAACAGGGGTGGGCTCTTTTGTAGCACCGATTGCTGGAACGGCATTATACCGAATTCAGCCGGAAGCTCCTTATTGGGTAGGGTTCCTTGTAGTTGCGTTGTTGACGATTTATGTCTGGAGTACGCATCGTGGCTTGTGGTCGAACAAATCGCGATCAAGAACAACTAGTGATATCGGTAAGTAA
- a CDS encoding DUF4272 domain-containing protein, with translation MEEAVITLYTGIGNPDRVFNSIISNFEQVSKSHQVDGGQLTITLQDDTFMKINRIDYIANQEEVEQQINGMAAYYSQVKTERFDLQQSVIQQILCFTCIVGIRFELTNDTNRTHFLMDAIYAVASEINAYLLYPSMEIFNSEGRLVFSLEGKSELEQLIPIANSDLLDRDKGEESEADRDRMNRSIALLEARNIPYISHLRVALVEEDAVIRDLTSIAKRVSALFAVALYSEVVLSPEGNRKEALSYFERVDEVYQVRDWLTPKERAYIEKAECKEIECIQFVWRYECCEVLLWALGLIDELTYPDSTCHVPRISELLIQYQSLDDLIQHCEPRSQKELLDAADLIMRYDWACVDARINQQNAPAELDAGVVLERHYAFNWLVGGNGQAEWDDSIPHT, from the coding sequence ATGGAAGAGGCCGTTATTACGCTATATACAGGGATAGGTAACCCAGATCGAGTTTTTAATTCCATTATCAGTAATTTTGAGCAAGTTAGCAAATCACATCAGGTAGATGGTGGGCAGTTAACGATTACCTTGCAAGATGATACTTTCATGAAAATAAATCGCATTGATTATATTGCGAATCAAGAAGAAGTGGAACAGCAAATAAACGGGATGGCTGCTTACTATTCCCAGGTAAAAACCGAACGATTTGATCTACAGCAAAGTGTTATTCAACAGATTTTGTGCTTTACCTGCATCGTTGGAATTCGATTTGAGCTTACCAATGATACGAATCGGACCCATTTTTTAATGGATGCTATTTATGCTGTTGCCAGCGAGATAAATGCTTATTTACTGTATCCAAGCATGGAGATATTTAATAGTGAAGGAAGGCTTGTGTTCTCATTAGAGGGAAAAAGTGAGCTGGAGCAACTCATTCCAATAGCGAATTCCGACCTGTTAGACCGTGATAAGGGGGAGGAATCAGAGGCAGATCGCGATCGAATGAATCGCTCTATTGCTTTATTAGAAGCAAGAAATATTCCATATATTTCTCATTTGAGAGTAGCGTTGGTGGAAGAGGATGCAGTCATTAGAGACCTTACATCTATCGCGAAAAGAGTTAGTGCCCTGTTCGCCGTAGCGCTATATTCGGAAGTAGTATTGTCTCCAGAGGGAAATCGGAAGGAAGCCTTGTCTTATTTTGAGAGGGTAGACGAGGTATATCAAGTTAGAGATTGGCTGACGCCAAAGGAAAGAGCATATATAGAAAAAGCAGAATGTAAGGAGATTGAATGTATTCAGTTTGTGTGGAGGTATGAGTGCTGCGAGGTCTTACTATGGGCGCTTGGATTGATAGATGAATTAACATACCCAGATAGCACGTGTCATGTCCCACGAATTTCGGAATTACTCATTCAATATCAAAGTTTGGACGATTTAATACAACATTGTGAACCGAGGTCTCAAAAAGAATTACTAGATGCAGCCGATCTAATTATGCGTTATGACTGGGCATGTGTGGATGCCCGCATTAACCAGCAAAATGCTCCGGCTGAATTAGACGCGGGGGTCGTGTTGGAAAGACATTATGCATTTAATTGGCTTGTTGGCGGAAATGGTCAAGCAGAATGGGATGATAGTATACCACATACCTAA
- a CDS encoding NADAR family protein gives MELIQDVQTLIRESHKKQLKYLFFWGNTPKREGIVDKSCFSQWYPAPFVEDGITYPTAEHYMMAKKAELFGDAAIRDQILQQKHPNQAKALGRRVQAFNEEVWNAHKLEIVQQANLLKFGQHPQLKSYLLQTGNRVLVEASPYDKVWGIGLAQDHPDAERPQHWRGENLLGFALMRVREQFR, from the coding sequence ATGGAACTGATACAAGATGTACAGACATTGATCAGGGAATCGCATAAAAAACAGTTGAAATATTTGTTTTTCTGGGGAAATACCCCGAAGAGAGAGGGAATTGTAGATAAATCCTGCTTCAGCCAGTGGTATCCAGCTCCTTTTGTAGAGGATGGCATTACATACCCTACCGCAGAGCATTATATGATGGCGAAAAAAGCGGAATTGTTTGGCGATGCTGCGATTCGTGATCAGATTTTGCAGCAGAAGCATCCAAATCAAGCAAAAGCACTGGGACGTAGAGTACAAGCTTTTAACGAAGAAGTGTGGAATGCACATAAACTCGAAATTGTTCAACAAGCGAATTTACTAAAATTCGGTCAACATCCTCAGTTAAAATCCTATTTACTCCAGACTGGGAATCGAGTTCTAGTGGAAGCTAGTCCTTATGACAAAGTATGGGGGATTGGACTAGCGCAAGATCATCCTGATGCTGAACGGCCACAGCACTGGAGGGGAGAGAATCTGTTAGGCTTTGCCCTTATGAGGGTGCGAGAGCAATTTCGGTAG